A single region of the Epinephelus moara isolate mb chromosome 16, YSFRI_EMoa_1.0, whole genome shotgun sequence genome encodes:
- the LOC126402129 gene encoding SCAN domain-containing protein 3-like gives MSKKQTSLESFFATGKRPTEEPEEEPTTSKKKKASFNRQYQESYLKYGFIATGDSHAPSPLCIVCGDKLANEAMKPSKLLRHMETKHPGLKDKPLEFFERKKREQEGQKQLLRATTSTNASALRASYLVANCIAKAKKPFTIGEELIMPAAKDICRELLGEAAVKKVAQVPLSASTVTKRIEDIAEDTEAQLLERIKKLPWYAIQVDESTDIDNKAILLVYVRYLYQEDVHEDMLCALLLPTNTTAAELFKSLNDYISGKLNWSFCVRVCTDGDAAMTGRLSGLTTRIKEVAPECESTHCFIHREMLASQKMSPELHSVLNDVIKVINLIKAHALNSRLFEQLCEEMDAEHKRLLLHTEIRWLSRGKSLARVFELREPLQRFLSEKNSPLAAHFSDKEQVAKLAYLCDIFNLLNELNLLLQGKMTTVFKLADKVAAFKAKLELWGRRVDRRIFDMFQTLAGILEDTSPGPAFSRLVCNHLSLLLQEFEHYFPTTKDPRIAKEWIRDPFVNKPGESSMSVQQEDQLLEIANDGDLKRTFETTTLPMFWVKIKPEYPDIATRALKTLLPFPTSYLCEVGFSAVIATKTKLRSRLDIRNTLRVSLSPITPRWDHLIAEKQAQGSH, from the coding sequence atgagtaaaaaacaAACGTCTTTGGAGAGCTTCTTTGCAACGGGGAAAAGGCCAACTGAGGAGCCAGAAGAGGAGCCTACGACCTCCAAGAAAAAGAAAGCTTCTTTTAACAGACAATACCAGGAGTCCTACTTAAAATACGGGTTTATCGCAACAGGTGACTCTCACGCGCCTAGTCCGCTCTGCATAGTATGTGGCGACAAGCTAGCAAACGAGGCAATGAAGCCTTCAAAACTGCTTCGGCACATGGAGACTAAGCACCCTGGATTAAAAGATAAGCCTTTGGagttttttgaaagaaaaaaacgtGAGCAAGAAGGACAGAAGCAATTACTGAGGGCCACCACATCAACAAATGCGAGTGCACTGAGAGCATCATACTTAGTGGCTAACTGTATTGCTAAGGCTAAGAAACCTTTCACGATTGGAGAAGAACTGATCATGCCTGCCGCCAAGGATATTTGCCGTGAACTTTTAGGAGAGGCTGCAGTTAAAAAGGTAGCACAGGTGCCTCTTTCGGCTAGCACCGTCACCAAGCGCATTGAGGACATAGCGGAGGACACTGAGGCGCAATTGTTGGAGAGGATTAAAAAGTTACCGTGGTACGCAATCCAGGTTGATGAGTCTACTGATATTGACAATAAGGCAATACTACTTGTTTATGTGCGATATCTTTATCAGGAGGATGTGCATGAGGATATGTTATGTGCACTGTTGTTGCCAACCAACACCACAGCCGCAGAACTATTCAAGTCTCTGAATGATTATATATCGGGAAAACTGAATTGGTCCTTTTGTGTCCGCGTGTGCACGGACGGAGATGCTGCTATGACTGGACGGCTGTCTGGTTTAACTACTCGGATTAAGGAGGTTGCACCTGAATGTGAGTCCACGCACTGTTTCATTCACAGAGAAATGCTGGCTAGCCAAAAAATGTCACCTGAACTTCACAGTGTATTGAATGATGTCATTAAAGTTATTAACCTCATCAAAGCACATGCGCTCAACTCCCGTCTGTTCGAGCAGCTTTGTGAGGAGATGGATGCAGAGCACAAACGCCTTCTCTTACACACCGAAATAAGATGGCTATCCAGAGGAAAATCACTGGCAAGAGTGTTTGAGTTACGAGAGCCGCTGCAGAGATTTCTCTCGGAAAAAAACTCGCCACTGGCGGCTCATTTCAGTGACAAGGAACAGGTCGCCAAACTTGCTTACCTGTGCGACATATTCAATCTGCTCAACGAACTCAATCTGTTACTTCAGGggaaaatgacaactgtgttCAAGTTGGCAGATAAAGTAGCTGCATTCAAAGCCAAACTGGAATTGTGGGGGCGGCGAGTGGACAGAAGGATATTTGACATGTTTCAAACATTAGCAGGGATTTTGGAGGACACCTCACCTGGGCCAGCATTCTCCCGGCTGGTGTGTAACCACCTGTCTTTGCTTTTACAAGAGTTTGAGCACTACTTCCCAACCACAAAAGACCCACGAATTGCAAAGGAATGGATCCGCGACCCATTTGTGAACAAACCGGGCGAATCGAGCATGTCTGTGCAACAAGAGGATCAGCTGCTGGAGATCGCAAATGACGGTGACCTTAAACGTACGTTTGAGACAACAACTCTGCCGATGTTCTGGGTGAAAATCAAGCCAGAATATCCTGACATCGCCACAAGAGCACTGAAAACCCTGCTACCATTTCCAACATCCTATCTGTGTGAAGTGGGCTTTTCTGCAGTGATAGCAACCAAGACAAAATTACGGAGCAGACTGGACATAAGGAACACACTGCGGGTGTCATTGTCTCCCATCACCCCTAGATGGGACCATCTCATTGCAGAGAAACAAGCCCAGGGCTCCCACTGA